Proteins encoded within one genomic window of Variovorax sp. OAS795:
- a CDS encoding substrate-binding domain-containing protein, whose amino-acid sequence MTARPRAGRLFPLGARLRAGLLGAACCCAVVPALAQETPARKEFRVCQDPNNMPFSNTKGEGIENRIAELFGKTLGLPVVYYSFPQRLAFFRNTLRYKLPGQDYPCDIVMGVPVGLDEVSVTKPYYRSTYALVFPKGKGMDNVASAEDFLKLDAAKLKSLRIGIYDRSPASQWLNKHGLLEQGVPYKLMSADPAQYPGEIVEKDLAEGKLDAVVVWGPIAGFFARRVKNPALVVLPLKSEKGLRLDYQMAMGVRYGEREWKQQIEGLIEAKAPEIQAILKEYGVPLVDASFGVPNN is encoded by the coding sequence ATGACCGCCCGGCCGCGCGCTGGCAGGCTCTTTCCCCTCGGCGCTCGCCTGCGGGCGGGCCTCCTGGGCGCGGCATGCTGCTGCGCGGTGGTTCCCGCGCTGGCCCAGGAGACGCCTGCACGCAAGGAGTTCCGCGTCTGCCAGGACCCCAACAACATGCCCTTCTCCAACACCAAGGGAGAAGGCATCGAGAACCGCATCGCCGAGCTGTTCGGCAAGACGCTGGGCCTTCCGGTCGTCTACTACTCGTTTCCGCAGCGGCTGGCGTTCTTTCGCAACACGCTGCGCTACAAGCTGCCCGGACAGGACTACCCCTGCGACATCGTGATGGGCGTGCCGGTCGGCCTGGACGAGGTCTCGGTCACCAAGCCCTACTACCGCTCGACCTACGCGCTGGTCTTTCCCAAGGGGAAGGGCATGGACAACGTGGCTTCGGCGGAAGATTTCCTCAAGCTCGATGCGGCCAAGCTCAAGTCGCTGCGCATCGGCATCTACGACCGCTCCCCGGCCTCGCAATGGCTCAACAAGCACGGCCTGCTCGAACAAGGCGTGCCCTACAAGCTCATGAGCGCCGACCCCGCGCAGTACCCGGGCGAGATCGTCGAGAAGGACCTGGCCGAGGGCAAGCTCGATGCGGTCGTGGTCTGGGGCCCGATCGCCGGCTTCTTCGCCCGGCGCGTGAAGAACCCCGCGCTCGTCGTGTTGCCGCTCAAGTCCGAGAAGGGCCTGCGGCTGGACTACCAGATGGCCATGGGCGTGCGCTACGGCGAACGCGAATGGAAGCAGCAGATCGAAGGGTTGATCGAAGCCAAGGCACCCGAGATCCAGGCCATCCTGAAGGAATACGGCGTGCCGCTGGTCGACGCCTCGTTCGGAGTGCCCAACAACTGA
- a CDS encoding SRPBCC family protein produces the protein MSEKVTIEAPADAVWAKVKNFNALKDWHPAVAESPSDKGNAEGSVRTLKLKGGGTLVETLESYDDAQKKYSYRAKDGGALPVTNYTSTLSVVADGGKSVVEWRGAFYRAFPNNNPPPEQNDEAALKAVTEVYRGGLANLKKMMESK, from the coding sequence GTGAGCGAGAAAGTCACCATCGAGGCGCCGGCCGATGCCGTGTGGGCCAAGGTCAAGAACTTCAACGCGCTGAAGGACTGGCATCCGGCCGTGGCCGAAAGCCCTTCCGACAAGGGCAATGCCGAAGGTTCGGTGCGCACGCTCAAGCTCAAGGGCGGCGGCACGCTGGTCGAGACGCTCGAGAGCTACGACGACGCCCAGAAGAAGTACAGCTACCGTGCCAAGGACGGCGGCGCGCTGCCGGTGACCAACTACACCTCGACCCTCTCGGTGGTGGCCGACGGCGGCAAGTCCGTCGTCGAGTGGCGCGGCGCCTTCTACCGCGCCTTTCCGAACAACAATCCGCCGCCCGAGCAGAACGACGAAGCCGCGCTCAAGGCCGTGACCGAGGTCTACCGCGGCGGCCTGGCCAACCTGAAGAAGATGATGGAGTCGAAGTAG
- a CDS encoding tripartite tricarboxylate transporter substrate binding protein: MSGQGACSRRRWLRDAAALALGASALARAAASTEPFPSRAITLWVPWPAGGATDISLRVLAELASVALGQPVLTENRGGAGGTLAMPVLQQARPDGYTIAQMPQTVFRAPHTQKVLWDPIRDVTPIIQVSSVTFGVLVAAASGFRSLEDMFAFARARPGELTIATNGIGTTPHMVLEALFTARGLRYIHVPYKGTAEQLNAIAGGQVMAGVNSTGFGPAVDSGTLRLLAIFSGERSRRWPQVPVLRELGFDIVAKSPFGLAGPRGLPRGVVTVLHDAFKKAMFDPRFRDELAKYDQEVDYLGPEAYAQSCREIFAQERAMVEKLGLARTGT; encoded by the coding sequence ATGAGCGGGCAGGGTGCCTGCAGCCGGCGCCGCTGGCTGCGCGATGCGGCGGCCCTGGCGCTCGGCGCGTCGGCGCTGGCGCGCGCGGCGGCTTCGACCGAGCCGTTTCCCTCGCGCGCCATCACGCTGTGGGTACCCTGGCCCGCGGGCGGTGCCACCGACATCTCGCTGCGCGTGCTGGCCGAGCTGGCCTCGGTGGCGCTCGGCCAACCGGTGCTGACGGAAAACCGCGGCGGCGCCGGCGGCACGCTGGCCATGCCGGTGCTGCAGCAGGCGCGGCCCGACGGCTACACCATCGCGCAGATGCCGCAGACGGTGTTCCGCGCACCGCACACGCAGAAGGTGCTGTGGGACCCGATCCGCGACGTGACGCCCATCATCCAGGTGTCCAGCGTGACCTTCGGCGTGCTGGTGGCGGCCGCGAGCGGCTTTCGTTCGCTCGAGGACATGTTCGCGTTCGCGCGCGCACGGCCCGGCGAGCTGACCATTGCCACCAACGGCATCGGCACCACGCCGCACATGGTGCTGGAGGCGCTGTTCACCGCGCGCGGCCTGCGCTACATCCACGTGCCGTACAAGGGCACGGCCGAGCAGCTGAATGCGATTGCCGGCGGGCAGGTGATGGCCGGGGTCAACTCCACCGGCTTCGGGCCCGCGGTCGACTCGGGCACGCTGCGGCTGCTGGCGATCTTCTCGGGCGAGCGCTCCAGGCGATGGCCCCAGGTGCCCGTGCTGCGCGAGCTGGGTTTCGACATCGTGGCCAAGTCGCCCTTCGGCCTGGCCGGGCCGCGGGGCCTGCCGCGCGGCGTGGTCACGGTATTGCACGACGCTTTCAAGAAGGCCATGTTCGATCCGCGCTTCAGGGACGAACTGGCCAAGTACGACCAGGAGGTCGATTACCTCGGGCCGGAGGCGTACGCGCAATCGTGCCGCGAGATCTTCGCGCAGGAGCGTGCCATGGTGGAGAAGCTGGGGCTCGCGCGCACCGGCACTTGA
- a CDS encoding branched-chain amino acid ABC transporter substrate-binding protein has translation MRMRAKAMRFRGAALAALFAATSGAGAAVLKATLITPADDPRLERSRVERAYLGHPGGPLAEAVEVGLDEAKFELDAAGAEVTLATAPAASLDAARAAAVAAEKAGAAVLLTDLPADWTLAVADAVKLPVLNLGDPSDRLRQQDCRARLFHLIPSERMRSDALAQTLVSRKWSKLLLLVGGSPQDALRAATVQASIKRYGLQVVATKPFKLSADPRERDLANPLLLTAGNSYDAVWVVDSDGEFARTLPYRTVLPRPVVGDGGLVALAWHAQFERYGAPQVSRRFAKAARRPMTAQDWAAWMAGKALAAAAIAAPKGPATAWAQAIAKGTLDGSKGTNLSFRAWDGQLRQPMLLSDGQGVISQAPAEGMLHPRDVLDTLGADAPEKLCPTAR, from the coding sequence ATGAGGATGCGCGCAAAGGCAATGCGGTTCCGGGGTGCGGCGCTGGCCGCGCTCTTCGCCGCCACCTCGGGCGCGGGCGCGGCCGTGCTCAAGGCGACGCTGATCACGCCCGCGGACGATCCGCGGCTGGAGCGCTCGCGCGTCGAGCGCGCCTACCTCGGACACCCTGGCGGCCCGCTCGCCGAAGCGGTCGAGGTGGGCCTGGACGAGGCGAAGTTCGAGCTCGACGCGGCCGGTGCCGAGGTGACGCTGGCCACTGCCCCCGCGGCATCGCTCGATGCGGCGCGCGCCGCGGCGGTGGCGGCCGAGAAGGCCGGTGCGGCGGTGCTGCTGACCGACCTGCCGGCCGACTGGACGCTGGCCGTGGCCGATGCCGTGAAGCTGCCGGTGCTGAACCTCGGCGACCCGTCGGACCGGCTGCGCCAGCAGGACTGCCGGGCCCGCCTGTTCCACCTGATTCCGAGCGAACGCATGCGCAGCGACGCGCTGGCGCAGACGCTGGTGTCACGCAAATGGAGCAAGCTGCTCCTGCTGGTGGGCGGCAGTCCGCAGGACGCCCTCCGCGCCGCCACCGTGCAGGCCTCGATCAAGCGCTACGGCCTGCAGGTGGTGGCCACCAAGCCGTTCAAGCTCTCGGCCGATCCGCGCGAGCGGGACCTGGCCAACCCGCTGCTGCTCACCGCGGGCAACAGCTACGACGCGGTGTGGGTGGTCGACAGCGACGGCGAATTCGCCCGCACGCTGCCCTACCGCACGGTGCTGCCCCGGCCGGTGGTGGGCGACGGCGGGCTGGTGGCGCTGGCCTGGCACGCGCAGTTCGAACGCTATGGCGCGCCCCAGGTGTCGCGGCGCTTTGCCAAGGCCGCCAGGCGCCCGATGACCGCGCAGGACTGGGCGGCGTGGATGGCGGGCAAGGCCCTTGCCGCTGCGGCCATCGCGGCGCCCAAGGGCCCGGCCACGGCCTGGGCCCAGGCCATCGCCAAGGGCACGCTCGACGGCTCCAAGGGCACCAACCTGAGCTTCCGCGCCTGGGACGGCCAGTTGCGCCAGCCCATGCTCCTGAGCGACGGGCAGGGCGTGATCTCGCAGGCCCCGGCCGAAGGCATGCTGCACCCGCGCGACGTGCTCGACACGCTGGGCGCCGACGCACCGGAGAAGCTATGTCCGACCGCACGCTGA
- a CDS encoding YncE family protein, which translates to MTGTAAPVRTGLAAALLCCATAWAAPFAYITNQGSHDVSVIDVASQQVVATVPVGRSPAGVVASSRAGRVFVSNPDSKTISVIDMRAQKVVNTLAAGDGPVGIDASADGKRLYVADWYSSRLLVFDAAATDAAKPLASVAVGRAPAGVAAHTDGATVFVAERDDDSVAVVDARAKRVLARVRVGSHPFALLHDAPRARLYALNVQSNDVSVVDVRDPRRPAVVATVKVGKAPYGAALAQGGALLYVTNQHEDTVSVIDAASLKVLRTLPGFGYPEGIAAHGDRIYVVNWMDDNVQVLDAASGQKLKTIATGQNSRGFGAFIGAPVEH; encoded by the coding sequence ATGACCGGGACCGCGGCACCTGTGCGCACCGGGCTCGCGGCGGCCCTGCTCTGCTGCGCCACGGCGTGGGCGGCGCCCTTCGCCTACATCACCAACCAGGGCAGCCACGACGTGTCGGTGATCGATGTCGCGTCGCAGCAGGTGGTGGCCACCGTGCCGGTCGGCCGGTCGCCCGCGGGCGTGGTGGCCTCCAGCCGCGCCGGCCGGGTGTTCGTTTCCAACCCCGACAGCAAGACGATCTCGGTCATCGACATGCGCGCCCAGAAGGTCGTGAACACGCTGGCGGCCGGCGACGGTCCGGTGGGCATCGACGCCTCGGCCGACGGCAAGCGCCTGTACGTGGCGGACTGGTACAGCAGCCGGCTGCTGGTGTTCGATGCGGCGGCCACCGATGCGGCCAAGCCCCTGGCCTCGGTCGCGGTCGGCCGCGCGCCGGCCGGCGTGGCCGCGCACACCGACGGCGCCACGGTGTTCGTGGCCGAGCGCGACGACGACAGCGTGGCCGTGGTCGATGCGCGTGCAAAGCGGGTGCTGGCGCGCGTGCGCGTCGGCAGCCATCCGTTCGCGCTGCTGCACGATGCGCCGCGCGCCCGGCTCTATGCGCTCAACGTGCAGAGCAACGACGTCTCGGTGGTCGATGTGCGCGACCCGCGCCGGCCCGCGGTCGTTGCCACCGTGAAGGTCGGCAAGGCGCCGTACGGCGCGGCGCTGGCCCAGGGCGGCGCGCTGCTGTACGTGACCAACCAGCACGAAGACACGGTCAGCGTGATCGATGCGGCTTCGCTCAAGGTGCTGCGCACCCTCCCCGGCTTCGGGTATCCCGAAGGCATCGCGGCGCACGGCGACCGCATCTATGTCGTGAACTGGATGGACGACAACGTGCAGGTGCTCGATGCCGCGAGCGGGCAGAAGCTCAAGACCATTGCCACGGGACAGAACAGCCGCGGGTTCGGCGCCTTCATCGGCGCGCCGGTGGAACACTGA
- a CDS encoding MoxR family ATPase, translating into MGNQEQLEDWRRLALRVESEVAKAVIGQAGTIRLINVALFARGHVLLEGDVGVGKTTVLRAFSRAIGGDFERVEGTVDLMPGDLIYHTYVDAEGRPRIDPGPLLRHGERLVTFFFNEINRARPQVQSLLLRAMAERTVSAFDREYSFPHMTVFADRNKVEREETFELASAARDRFMFELNMPKPSDRAVRKSLVFDTAYHDTESLIDKVAPGILPWERLNAIGAEVQRSVRASETIERYVLDVWEATETPQKFGIRLDNVDMDRLILAGASPRGMSALLRAARTVAWLEGRSHLEPADLAAVLPSVLGHRVFFTPVYELRRAELSEALVTQIMDKIAAP; encoded by the coding sequence ATGGGCAACCAGGAACAACTCGAAGACTGGCGGCGCCTCGCATTGCGCGTCGAGAGCGAAGTCGCAAAGGCGGTGATCGGCCAGGCCGGCACGATCCGGCTCATCAACGTGGCGCTGTTCGCGCGCGGCCATGTGCTGCTCGAAGGCGACGTGGGCGTCGGCAAGACCACGGTGCTGCGCGCCTTCTCGCGCGCCATCGGCGGCGACTTCGAGCGCGTCGAGGGCACGGTCGACCTGATGCCGGGCGACCTCATCTATCACACCTATGTCGATGCCGAGGGCCGGCCGCGCATCGACCCCGGTCCCCTGCTGCGCCACGGCGAGCGCCTGGTCACCTTCTTCTTCAACGAGATCAACCGGGCCCGGCCGCAGGTGCAGTCGCTGCTCCTGCGCGCCATGGCCGAGCGCACGGTCTCGGCCTTCGACCGCGAGTACAGTTTTCCGCACATGACGGTGTTCGCCGACCGCAACAAGGTGGAGCGCGAGGAGACTTTCGAGCTGGCCTCGGCCGCGCGCGACCGCTTCATGTTCGAGCTGAACATGCCCAAGCCGAGCGACCGCGCCGTCCGGAAATCGCTGGTGTTCGACACCGCCTACCACGACACCGAAAGCCTGATCGACAAGGTGGCGCCGGGCATCCTGCCGTGGGAGCGGCTCAACGCCATCGGCGCCGAGGTGCAGCGCAGCGTGCGCGCCAGCGAGACCATCGAGCGCTACGTGCTCGATGTCTGGGAAGCCACCGAGACGCCGCAGAAGTTCGGCATCCGGCTGGACAACGTGGACATGGACCGCCTGATTCTTGCCGGTGCCAGCCCGCGCGGCATGAGCGCGCTGCTGCGCGCCGCGCGCACCGTCGCCTGGCTCGAGGGGCGATCGCACCTGGAGCCGGCCGATCTTGCGGCGGTGCTGCCCTCGGTGCTCGGGCACCGCGTGTTCTTCACGCCGGTGTACGAGCTGCGCCGGGCCGAGCTGTCCGAAGCGCTCGTCACCCAGATCATGGACAAGATCGCGGCGCCCTGA
- a CDS encoding cytochrome c, with translation MKFRKSTLLPSLVLLAGVACTLAVAAAPDPAPYKVTDGYKVDPETMKGFRTWRSAACDRCHGPNQEGMVGPSLINSLKTMKKEDFIKTVRDGRLDKGMQSFGNNPAVMENINQLYAYLKGRSDGAITRARVEENK, from the coding sequence ATGAAATTTCGTAAGTCAACGTTGCTGCCTTCCCTCGTACTGCTTGCCGGCGTGGCCTGCACACTGGCCGTCGCCGCCGCGCCGGACCCGGCGCCCTACAAGGTGACCGACGGCTACAAGGTGGACCCCGAGACCATGAAGGGTTTCCGCACCTGGCGCTCCGCGGCCTGCGACCGCTGCCACGGTCCCAACCAGGAAGGCATGGTCGGCCCCTCGCTCATCAACAGCCTCAAGACCATGAAGAAGGAAGACTTCATCAAGACCGTGCGCGACGGGCGGCTCGACAAGGGCATGCAGAGCTTCGGCAACAACCCGGCCGTGATGGAAAACATCAACCAGCTCTATGCCTACCTGAAGGGCCGGTCCGACGGCGCCATCACACGCGCCCGCGTGGAAGAAAACAAATGA
- a CDS encoding ABC transporter ATP-binding protein — translation MLRTIDLTKRYGTRTALQSLSLRLPAGQFVALLGPNGAGKSTLFQVLTGMFAADEGEVEVAGHSLRRSATAALRHIGVVFQQMSLDLDLSIRRNLLFQADLHGLPRRLAEERIASACERLNIDADLDRKVRELSGGNRRKVELARAGLHRPAVLLMDEATVGLDPKSRQDLLAALHADVRERGVCVLWATHRVEEAEGADRVLVLHKGSLLADGTPAEVGRLLGGATLEAGFIARTA, via the coding sequence ATGCTGCGAACCATCGACTTAACCAAGCGCTATGGCACGCGCACGGCGCTGCAGTCGTTGTCGCTGCGCTTGCCCGCGGGCCAGTTCGTGGCGCTGCTCGGACCCAACGGCGCGGGCAAGTCGACGCTGTTCCAGGTGCTGACCGGCATGTTCGCGGCCGACGAGGGCGAGGTCGAGGTGGCGGGCCATTCGCTGCGCCGTTCCGCCACGGCTGCGCTGCGGCACATCGGGGTGGTGTTCCAGCAGATGTCGCTCGACCTGGACCTGAGCATCCGGCGCAACCTGCTGTTCCAGGCCGACCTGCACGGCCTGCCGCGGCGCCTGGCCGAAGAGCGCATCGCCTCGGCCTGCGAGCGCCTAAACATCGACGCCGACCTGGACCGCAAGGTGCGCGAACTCTCGGGCGGCAACCGCCGCAAGGTGGAGCTTGCGCGCGCCGGCCTGCACCGGCCCGCCGTGCTGCTGATGGACGAGGCCACGGTCGGGCTCGACCCGAAGTCGCGCCAGGACCTGCTGGCCGCGCTGCATGCCGACGTGCGCGAGCGCGGCGTGTGCGTGCTGTGGGCCACGCACCGGGTCGAAGAGGCCGAGGGGGCCGACCGGGTGCTCGTGCTGCACAAGGGCTCGTTGCTGGCGGACGGCACGCCGGCGGAGGTGGGCCGGCTGCTGGGCGGCGCGACGCTGGAGGCCGGCTTCATCGCGCGCACCGCATGA
- a CDS encoding PQQ-dependent catabolism-associated beta-propeller protein, whose amino-acid sequence MPQVPFPSFPGTLIRAACSTGALALVLAAASGAAAAQGTAYVSSEKDSALTMIDLKTLAVKGTIPTCKRARHIQLTPERQIMVACTDANQADVIDPASGKSVRRIPLGDEPEAFDLSPDGKVIYVSNEDAGEASFIDAASGKKLRSVKVGAEPEGVKVSADGKTLYVTSEVASLVHVIDTASGKVVKNIRVGKRPRRMAITPDGKELWVTNELGASVSIVSTATHEVTDTLKFEVKGARAEDITPVGIQMTSDGKRAFVGLGRANHVAFVDVPGRKVSALVLVGKRAWNVTLDKAQARLYVVNGLSDDVTVVDVAGAKAVKSVPVGRVPYGLVIVE is encoded by the coding sequence ATGCCGCAAGTCCCTTTCCCTTCGTTCCCGGGCACGCTCATCCGTGCGGCCTGTAGCACCGGCGCGCTCGCACTGGTGCTGGCCGCGGCCAGCGGTGCCGCGGCGGCGCAGGGCACCGCCTACGTGTCGAGCGAAAAGGACAGCGCGCTGACGATGATCGACCTGAAGACCCTCGCCGTGAAAGGCACGATCCCGACCTGCAAGCGCGCGCGCCATATCCAGCTCACGCCCGAGCGCCAGATCATGGTGGCCTGCACCGACGCCAACCAGGCCGACGTGATCGACCCCGCGAGCGGCAAGTCGGTGCGGCGCATTCCGCTCGGCGACGAGCCGGAGGCCTTCGACCTGTCGCCGGACGGCAAGGTCATCTATGTCTCCAACGAAGACGCGGGCGAGGCCAGCTTCATCGATGCGGCCAGCGGCAAGAAGCTGCGCTCGGTCAAGGTGGGCGCCGAGCCCGAGGGTGTCAAGGTCAGCGCCGACGGCAAGACGCTGTACGTCACGTCCGAGGTGGCAAGCCTGGTGCACGTGATCGACACCGCGAGCGGCAAGGTGGTGAAGAACATCCGCGTCGGCAAACGCCCGCGGCGCATGGCGATCACGCCGGACGGAAAGGAGCTCTGGGTCACCAACGAGCTGGGCGCCAGCGTCAGCATCGTGTCCACCGCCACGCACGAGGTCACCGACACCCTGAAGTTCGAGGTGAAGGGCGCGCGCGCCGAAGACATCACGCCGGTCGGCATCCAGATGACGAGCGACGGCAAGCGCGCCTTCGTGGGCCTGGGCCGCGCCAACCACGTGGCCTTCGTCGACGTGCCCGGCCGCAAGGTGAGCGCGCTGGTGCTGGTCGGCAAGCGGGCCTGGAACGTCACGCTCGACAAGGCCCAGGCGCGGCTGTACGTGGTCAACGGGCTCAGCGACGACGTCACGGTGGTCGACGTGGCGGGCGCCAAGGCGGTGAAGAGCGTTCCGGTGGGGCGCGTGCCCTATGGGCTCGTGATCGTCGAATGA
- a CDS encoding ABC transporter permease gives MRAIVLRELFKFSQQTGRLVSALVRPLLWLAVFAAGFRNVFGVAIVEPYDTYIPYDVYIVPGLVGMVLLFNGMQSSLAMVYDREMGLMRLLLTAPLPRPWLLFSKLCATALLSVLQALAFVIVAVLIGTELPLVSLAGLHALVALAAGALMLGALGLLLSVHIKQLENFAGTMNFVIFPMYFLSTALYPLWKLQESGAEWVYQLARFNPFTYAVEWVRFALYGKDPGLAPYVVLGCLAVFFGLACWGYDPQRGFGGLTKRGGGPP, from the coding sequence ATGCGCGCCATCGTGCTGCGCGAGCTCTTCAAGTTCTCGCAGCAGACCGGCCGGCTGGTGTCGGCGCTGGTGCGTCCACTGTTGTGGCTGGCGGTGTTCGCGGCGGGCTTTCGCAACGTGTTCGGCGTGGCGATCGTCGAGCCCTACGACACCTACATTCCGTACGACGTCTACATCGTGCCGGGCCTGGTCGGCATGGTGCTTCTGTTCAACGGCATGCAGTCGTCCCTGGCCATGGTGTACGACCGCGAGATGGGGCTGATGCGCCTCCTGCTCACCGCGCCGCTGCCGCGGCCCTGGCTGCTGTTCTCCAAGCTGTGCGCCACGGCGCTGCTGTCGGTCCTGCAGGCGCTGGCCTTCGTGATCGTGGCCGTGCTCATCGGCACCGAGCTGCCGCTCGTGTCGCTGGCCGGCCTGCACGCGCTGGTGGCGCTGGCCGCGGGCGCGCTGATGCTGGGCGCGCTGGGCCTCTTGCTGTCGGTGCACATCAAGCAGCTGGAAAACTTCGCGGGCACGATGAACTTCGTCATCTTCCCGATGTACTTCCTGTCGACCGCGCTGTATCCGCTCTGGAAGCTGCAGGAATCCGGCGCCGAGTGGGTGTACCAGCTCGCGCGCTTCAACCCCTTCACCTATGCGGTGGAGTGGGTCCGCTTCGCGCTCTACGGCAAGGACCCGGGCCTGGCGCCCTATGTGGTGCTCGGCTGCCTCGCGGTTTTCTTCGGCCTCGCATGCTGGGGGTACGACCCGCAGCGCGGCTTCGGCGGCCTGACCAAGCGCGGCGGAGGCCCGCCATGA
- a CDS encoding methanol/ethanol family PQQ-dependent dehydrogenase yields MKFSRQIAGRLVRHIGVAMLALPALALANADVEKNIANSKNWATQAGDMFNQRYSKLNQITKSNVGKMQVAWTFSTGVLRGHEGSPLVVDGTMYLHSPFPNKVYALDIETQKIIWKYEPKQDQSVIAVMCCDTVNRGLAYAEGKVFLQQADTTLVALDAKTGKVAWTVKNGDPKVGATNTNAPHVFKDKVITGISGGEFGVRGFLAAYNIKDGKLAWKGFSTGPDEEMLIDPAKTMTWTDGKLAPVGKDSSLKTWKGDQWKIGGGTTWGWYSYDKATNAVYYGTGNPSTWNPSQRPGDNKWSMSIFSRDVDTGKVNWVYQMTPFDEWDFDGINEMILADINVKGKPTKALVHFDRNGFAYTLDRVTGALLVAEKYDPKVNWATHVDMKTGRPQVVAKYSTAQNGADVNTKGVCPAALGSKDQQPASFDPNTKLFYVPTNHVCMDYEPFKVEYTAGQPYVGATLSMYPTPGSHGGMGNFIAWDAGTGKIVQTKAEKFSVWSGSLNTAGGISCYGTLEGYLKCVDAKDINKELFKFKTPSGIIGNVFTYEHKGKQYMGVFSGIGGWAGIGMAAGIDPEKSTEGLGAVGGYKELAQYTELGGSLTVFALPK; encoded by the coding sequence ATGAAGTTTTCCAGGCAGATCGCCGGCCGTCTTGTACGGCACATCGGCGTCGCGATGCTGGCTCTTCCGGCTTTGGCGCTTGCCAATGCCGACGTGGAGAAAAACATCGCCAACTCCAAGAACTGGGCCACGCAAGCGGGCGATATGTTCAACCAGCGCTACAGCAAGTTGAACCAGATCACCAAGAGCAACGTGGGGAAGATGCAGGTCGCATGGACCTTCTCCACCGGCGTGCTGCGCGGCCATGAGGGTTCGCCCCTGGTGGTCGACGGGACGATGTACCTGCACTCGCCGTTTCCCAACAAGGTGTACGCACTCGACATCGAAACCCAGAAGATCATCTGGAAGTACGAGCCCAAGCAGGACCAATCGGTCATTGCCGTCATGTGCTGCGACACCGTGAACCGCGGCCTTGCCTATGCCGAGGGCAAGGTGTTCCTGCAACAGGCCGACACCACGCTGGTGGCGCTCGACGCCAAGACCGGCAAGGTGGCGTGGACGGTGAAGAACGGCGACCCGAAGGTCGGCGCCACCAACACCAACGCGCCCCACGTCTTCAAGGACAAGGTCATCACCGGCATCAGCGGCGGCGAATTCGGCGTGCGCGGGTTCCTTGCGGCCTACAACATCAAGGACGGCAAGCTGGCCTGGAAGGGCTTCAGCACGGGTCCCGACGAGGAAATGCTGATCGATCCGGCCAAGACCATGACCTGGACCGACGGCAAGCTCGCGCCGGTCGGCAAGGACTCTTCGCTGAAGACCTGGAAGGGCGACCAGTGGAAGATCGGCGGCGGCACCACCTGGGGCTGGTACAGCTACGACAAGGCGACCAATGCCGTGTACTACGGCACCGGAAACCCGTCGACCTGGAACCCGTCGCAGCGGCCCGGCGACAACAAGTGGTCGATGAGCATCTTCTCGCGCGACGTCGATACCGGCAAGGTCAACTGGGTCTACCAGATGACGCCTTTCGACGAATGGGACTTCGACGGCATCAACGAAATGATCCTGGCGGACATCAACGTCAAGGGCAAGCCGACCAAGGCGCTGGTGCACTTCGACCGCAACGGCTTCGCCTACACGCTGGACCGCGTGACCGGTGCGCTGCTGGTGGCCGAGAAGTACGACCCCAAGGTGAACTGGGCCACGCACGTGGACATGAAGACCGGCCGCCCGCAGGTGGTTGCCAAGTACTCCACGGCGCAGAACGGCGCGGACGTCAACACCAAGGGCGTCTGCCCCGCGGCGCTCGGCAGCAAGGACCAGCAACCCGCCTCCTTCGACCCCAACACCAAGCTCTTCTACGTGCCGACGAACCACGTCTGCATGGACTACGAGCCGTTCAAGGTCGAGTACACCGCGGGCCAGCCGTACGTGGGCGCCACGCTGTCGATGTATCCCACGCCGGGCAGCCATGGCGGCATGGGCAACTTCATCGCCTGGGACGCGGGCACCGGCAAGATCGTGCAGACCAAGGCCGAGAAGTTCTCGGTGTGGAGCGGTTCGCTGAACACCGCGGGCGGGATTTCCTGCTACGGCACGCTGGAAGGCTACCTGAAGTGCGTCGATGCGAAGGACATCAACAAGGAGCTGTTCAAGTTCAAGACCCCGTCCGGGATCATCGGCAACGTGTTCACCTACGAGCACAAGGGCAAGCAGTACATGGGCGTGTTCTCGGGCATCGGCGGCTGGGCCGGCATCGGCATGGCCGCGGGCATCGACCCCGAGAAGAGCACCGAAGGCCTGGGTGCCGTCGGCGGCTACAAGGAGCTGGCCCAGTACACCGAACTGGGCGGCTCCCTGACTGTCTTCGCATTGCCCAAGTGA